A region of the Aggregicoccus sp. 17bor-14 genome:
GGTGCCGCGCTCGACGGCGTGCTGGTGGCGCAGATCAAGGAGTCGGTGCAGCACCCCAACGCCGACAAGCTCTCCGTCACCCAGGTGGACATCGGCGGCTCCGCGCTGCTGCAGGTGGTGTGCGGCGCGAAGAACTACAAGGTCGGGGACAAGGTCCCGCTGGCCACCGCCGGGACGAAGCTGCCCAACGGCGTGGAGATCAAGCAGGCGGCGCTGCGCGGGGTGGAGAGCTTCGGCATGCTCTGCTCGGCGAAGGAGCTCGCGCTCTCCGAGGAGAGCAGCGGCCTGCTCATCCTCCCGGCGCAGCTCAAACCCGGCACCCCCATCGCCGAGGCGCTGGGCCTCGACGATGTGGTGCTCGAGGTGAACGTCACCCCGAACCGCCCGGACGCGCTCAGCCACCTGGGCGTGGCGCGCGAGGTGAGCGTGGTGACGGGCGCGCCGCTCAAGCTCCCGCAGCCGAGCTTCAAGGAGGGCGGCAAGCCCACCGCCGAGCAGGTGAAGGTGCGCATCGAGGACGCCGAGCGCTGCCCGCGCTACGCGGCGCGCGTGGTCGAGGGCGTGAAGGTGGGCCCCTCGCCGCAGTGGATGCAGGAGCGGCTCAAGGCCTGCGGCGTGCGCGCGATCAACAACCTGGTGGACGTGACCAACTACGTCCTCCTCGAGTACGGCCAGCCGCTGCACGCCTTCGACCTCGCCAAGGTCGCCGGGCCGGAGATCGTCGTGCGCCGCGCGAAGGCCGGCGAGACGCTCACCACCCTGGACGGCAAGGCGCGCACGCTGGACGCGGACGACCTGCTCATCTGCGACGCGAAGGGCCCCACGGCGCTCGCGGGCGTGATGGGCGGCGGCGACAGCGAGGTGAGCGCCGCCACCACGCGCGTGCTCATCGAGAGCGCGAACTTCCAGGCCTCCGGCGTGCGCCGCACGGCGAAGCGCCACGGACTGCACACCGAGGCGAGCCACCGCTTCGAGCGCGGCGCGGACCTGGACGCGGTGCCTCTCGCGCTCGAGCGCGCGGCCGCACTCATCGCCGAGCTGGGCGGGGGCACCGTCGCCCCGGGCCGGCTGGACGTGTACCCGAAGCCCTCGCCCGCGCGCCGCGTGACGCTGCGCTTCGCGCGCGTGGACGCGCTTTTGGGCACGCCCGTGGCCGAGCAGGAGTGCCGCCGCATCCTCGCCGCCCTCGGCTTCAAGGCCATGGAGGAGGGCAAGGGCCAGGTGACCTACGAGGTGCCGCGCGCGCGCGTGGACGTGGAGCGCGAGGAGGACCTCGTCGAGGAGATCGCCCGCGTCTTCGGCTTCGACCACATCCCGGCAAAGCTGCCGCGCGGGCTCGCCGAGCTCGCGCCCGAGCCCGCGCACTTCGACGCCGAGCGCCGCGTGCGCGCCGCGCTCTCCGGCCACGGCCTGGACGAGGTGGTGAACTACTCCTTCCTCGCGCCGCGCACGCTGCAGGTGCTCGGCGAGGCGCAGCCGCCGGTCGCGCTGGTGAACCCGCTCAGCGTGGAGCAGTCGGTGATGCGCACCACGCTGCTGGGCGGGCTGCTGGAGAACCTCTCGCGCAGCGTGCGCCACCAGGTGGAGCGCGTGGCGCTCTACGAGATGGGCCGCGTGTACTTCCGCGACGCCGCGGGCGGGCAGGGTCAGCGCCCGGCCTCGCACGAGGTGCACCGGGTGGCGGGGCTCGTCTGGGGCCTGCGCGCCGGGCGCACCTGGACGCAGAAGGACGCGCGCATGGACTTTTACGACGCGAAGGGCGCCGTGGAGGCCCTGCTGCAGGCGCTGCGCATCGCCGAAGGCGGGGAGGGGGGCGTCCGCTTCGTCCCCGTGGAGATGCCCGCCTACCACCCGCGCGCCTGCGCCACGGTGCTGCTGCCGGACGCGAGCCCCGCGGGCCTGGTGGGCGAGCTGCACCCGCGCGTGACGAAGGCGCTGGGGCTGCCGGAGGGCGTGTTCGCCTTCGAGCTGGACACGGCGCCGCTCTACAAGGCCGCCCAGCTGGTGCCCGCCTACCACCCGCTGCCGCGCTTCCCCGCGGTGCTGCGCGACCTCGCCGTGGTGGTGCCGCTGGAGCTGCGCAACGAGGAGATCCGCCAGGTCATCCGCGAGGTGGGCGGGCCACTCGTGGAGGACGCGAGCATCTTCGACGTCTACACGGGCAAGCCCATCCCCGAGGGCCGCAAGAACGTGGCCTACGCCATCCGCTACCGCTCGGCCGAGCGCACGCTCACCGACGCGGAGGTCACCGAGGCGCACCAGCGGATCATCGCCGAGGTGAACCAGCGCCTCGGGGCCGCCCTGCGCGCCTGAATTCGTGAGTGAAACCGGAGGGTTGACACTCCTCCGGTTTCACTGTCAATCTCGACGCTCCTCCGTACCTCCAGGGACTCAGGCATGACCAAGGCGGACATCATCGAAGGCGTCTACGAGAAGGTGGGCTTCTCGAAGAAGGAGTCGGCGGAGATCGTCGAGCTCGTCTTCGACACCGTGAAGGAGACGCTCGAGCGCGGGGACAAGATCAAGATCTCCGGCTTCGGCAACTTCCAGGTGCGCCAGAAGAAGGCGCGCGTGGGGCGCAATCCGCAGACGGGCAAGGAGATCGAGATCTCGGCGCGCCGGGTGCTGACCTTCCGGCCGAGCCAGGTGCTCAAGAGCGCCCTCAACGGCGAGGCCCCGCCCGAGAACCACGCGGAGATCGACGCCCAGGAGGACGCCGCCGACCTCGATCCCGAGGGGATGGAGGGTGACGAGGAGTAAATCGATTTCGGGCCGGTTTCTCTCCCTTGACGCGTCACGCGCCGGGAGGCATAAGGGCGGCCCGTTTCGCAGTCGGAAACACGCAGTCAGCCGTATCGGGGCGTAGCGCAGCCTGGTAGCGCACTTGCTTGGGGTGCAAGTGGTCGCAGGTTCAAATCCTGTCGCCCCGACCATCGAGGCCCCCGGAACCGCAAGGTTCCGGGGGCTTCGTCTTTGCGGGCTCAAACGGAAGGCTGGAGCGGGTCCCTCGGCTGCACCGGGGCCGTCACCCGGCGACGCGGCAGCAGCACGCTGAAGGTGGCGCCCTCGCCCGGTGTGCTGGTCACGCGCAGCGTTCCGCCCAGCATCTCGATGCTCTTCCGCGCGAGCCACAGCCCCAGGCCCAGGCCGCCATAGTGGCGCGAGTCCACCGCCCGCTCGAAGCGCTCGAAGATGCGCTCCTGATCGTGCGCCGCGATACCAATCCCCTGGTCGGTGACCTGCAGGCTCACCCAGTCGCTGGAGCCCTCGAGCCGAACCGTGAGCGGGCTGCCTGCGCCGAACTTGATTGCGTTGGAGAGCAGGCTGCACACGATCTGCACGAGGTGGCGGCGATCGCTCTCGCCCGTGAGAGGGCCTCCGTCCTCGAAGCGCAGCTCCGACCCGGCGCGGACCGCGGCCTCGCGGTGATCGTCGAGCTGCTCCTGCACCACCTCACGGAAGTCGAGCGGCTCGATGCGGGCGGGGAGCTGTCCCTGCTCCAGCTGGGAGACGTCCAGCAGCTGCGCGGTCAGCTCCTCGAAGCGCCGCATCGGGCGCAGGGCTGCGGCCGCCAGGCTCAACAGCCGCGCCGGATCCGGCCCGGGCCCCGAGGCCAGGCGCACCAGCTGCTGGAGCTGCATCTTCATGGCGGTGACGGGCGTCTTCATCTCGTGCGCCGCGACCTGGAGGAAGTCCTCGCGCAGGTGCAGCGCCCGCTCGGCGTCCTGGCGCGCCCGGCTCTCCTCCACCAACAGCCTGCTGCGCTCGGCCTCCGCGAGCCTCCGCAGCGTCACGTCTCGGAAGCTCCAGACCCGCCCGACGATCGCCTCGCCCATGCGCTGGGGGCGCGAGAAGCGCTCGAAGACGCGGCCGTCCATGAGCAGCACCTCGTCCTCGCTCTCGAGCTCCGGGTGCGCATAGAGGTACTCCACGCGCGCGGTGAAGGAAGCGGGAGAGGCGAGCTGGTCGCGCACGTAGTCGAGCGCGCGCTGATCGTCGCCGCTCTCCAGGATGTCCCCCGGGATGCGCCACAGCTCCTTGAAGCGGTGGTTGGTGGCAATGATGCGTCCCTCGCGGTCCACCACCAGGAGACCGTCTGCGGTGGACTCCAGCGACGAGTGCAGGAGTGAGAGATAGCGCGCGAGCTCTCCCGTGCGCTCGGCCACCCGCGCCTCGAGCCCCCGCCGCTCGGACTCGAGGTCGCTCTGCAGCTGCAGCCGCTCCTCGAACGCGGCGGCAAAGCCCAGCACCACCGTGGCGAGCACCGCGAGCCGCGCGTGGAGCTCCGTGAAGATCTGCCCGAAGCCGCCCTCGGGGGCCGGGGCGGACAGGGCGCCTCCCACCAGCACCACCGCCCAGAGCGTGTTGCTGAGGGCCGCCCCGCGCGCCCCGAAGCGCAGCGTGGCCCAGAGCATCAGCGGCGCCAGCGGGTAGGCGAGGGGGATGGGGGTGGCTCGCTCCCGGGTGAAGCCCAGGCACATCGCGCCTGCGAGGACGAAGCCCATCGCCGTGAGCGCGATCTCGCGGTGAGACCGGTCCGGACGTCCCGCGGGGCGCTCGCGCAGGGCGAGCACCAGCGGCGCGACCACCAGGCTCCCCGTGCTGTTGGCGACGAACCACAGCCACAGCTCGCGCGGGAAGGCCAGTGCGCCGGAGCCCACGCGCCCGGGCCACCCCGCGGCCTGGGTCGCGAGCGCGGCCATGGCGGGGTACACGATGCCCGCCAAGAGGGCGAAGACGAGCACCCCCTGGACGCTGCGCGGCCAGCGCCGCGTCCCCGTCACCCGGACCACGAGCCATGCACCGGCCAGCGTCGAGAGTGCGCGGGCCGTGCCCGTCAGCAGGGCGAAGGCAAAGTTGGGCGGCGCGGCTCCCGTAGGGCCCGTCGGCATGAGCCCGCTCCACCCCGAGAGGAGCGAGCCGAGCAGGACGCCGGGCCAGCGGCTGTTGCCCCGCACGAGCAGCACTGCGAGCGAGTAGCCCGCGGCGGGCCAGAAGAGGATGACCCGCCTGTCGAGCCGGAGCTTGTCACCCACCCACGCGAGCAGCACGTAGCCGCCTGCAATCGCCAGGTTCTCGGCGAGCGCGGCTGCGCGGGTGCGAGCGTCCCGTGTCGCCCCGGCGGCGTACTGCTGCGTGAGCGTGTGGCTCTGCAGGCGCTCCGCCATCTCGCTCCACCCCTGGCCCAGGCACGTCCAGTGCGTACGATAGGCATGCACCCTGCGGGCATCGACGGCTCCCTGCTGCGCCTCCCACCTGCGGAGCACAGAAGCGCCGGAGCGCCTGCTCACCCATTCCGACGAGGAACGTGGGACCGCCGCATGCCGCTTCGCACCTCGCTGCTAGCGCGTGGCCGCGCGGAGGGGCTGAGCCAACGCCGCATCGCGGAGCGTCGCCGCATCCTGGAGCAGTGCCTTGCGCTCCGCGGCCGACAGCGCCTCGCGCTCACCGGCGTGCAGCTTGCGGCGCGCGGACGCGAGGAGCAGCGAGGTGGGCTCGGAAGGGGCGGGGTGCTGCACGAGGAGCGCGAGATGCACGGCGTGGGCGCGCGGGTCCTCGAGCACGTGGGCCAGCGCATCCTGCACGGGCGCAGGCATTGAGCGCGCCGTGAGCGCCTGCGCACGCGCGAGCACGGCAGGCGCCTCGGTCTCCTCGGGAATGAGGAAGAGGCCGAACCTCGCCGCGAGCCGCCCCAGGGTGGCTCGCGCGGTCCACACGCACAGCGGAATGGAGAGCAGCAACCCTCCGACCACCGGCAGGGCCCAGAGCAAGAGGCGCGTGGAGATGGCGGCCGTGGCGGCTCCGAGCGCGAGCCCCAGCAGCGTGTGCACGCCATGCCGCCGCGCCGCCTCACGCCAGGTGAGCGACGCATCGTCGCGCTGCTGGCTCGACCAGGACACGCGGTAGCCGAGCAGCGTGCCGAGCACGAAGTGGGACTGGAACACCATCATCGCCGGGGCGAGCAACGTCGAGACGAGCGTCTCCAGCACGGCGCTCAGCGCGAGCCTCACCCGTCCGCCCATCTGGCGCGCCTGTGCGGAGTCCGAGAGCGCGAGCAGCAGGCCGAGGAGCCGCGGGACCAGCAGCAGCGCCATCGACACGGCCCACAGCCGCATCGCGGCCTGCGTGTCGAAGGAGGGCCAGACGGGAAAGAGGGTGCGCTGCGCGAGGAAGTAGCTCGGCTCGACGAAGCGGTCGTGCAGCGCGGTCGCCAGGCCCGTGAGCAGCAGCAGCGCCCAGAGAGGCGATGCCGCGTAGGACATCACGCCCATCAGGAAGTGCAGCCGGCTCGACGGGTGGAGATCTGCCGCCATGACCAGCCCGAGGTGCTGCAGGTTTCCCTGGCACCAGCGCCGGTCGCGCTGCGCGTAGGCGAGGAGGTTCGGAGGGGGCTGCTCGTAGCTGCCGCCCAGCTCCGGTACCAGCCACACCGTGTACCCGGCGCGCCGCATGAGGGCGGCCTCGACGAAGTCGTGGCTGAGGATGTGGCCGCCGAAGGGCTCGCGGCCCGGCAGCACTGGCAGCCCGCAGTGCTGCATGAAGGCCTCCACGCGGATGATCGCGTTGTGGCCCCAGTAGTTGCTCTCGCCCAGCTGCCACGCGGCGGCGCCCGCGGCGACGACGGGCCCGTAGAGCCGACCCGCGAACTGCTGCAGCCTCGCGTAGAGCGTCGTGCGCCCCACGCACTGCGGGGGCGCCTGGATGATGCCGACGCGCGGGTTGAGCGCCATCAGCTGCGCCATCTTCACCAGCGTGTCGCCCGCCATGAGGCTGTCGGCGTCCAGCACCACCATGAAGTCGTAGCGCCGGCCCCAGCGCTCGCAGAACTCGGCGAGGTTGCCCGCCTTCTTCGCGCGGTTGTCGAGGCGGCGCCGGTAGAAGATGCGCCCCTGGCCCTCCACGTCCTGGCACAGCTGCGCCCAGGCGAGCTCCTCGGCCACCCAGGCCTCGGCGCTCGTGGAGTCGCTCAGCACGAAGAAGTCGAAGGCCTCGAGCTGTCCCGTCTCACGCAGGGACTCGTAGACGGCCTGCACGTTCGCGAAGACCGCCGCGGCGTCTTCGTTGTGCACCGGCATCACCACTGCGGTGCGGTGGCGCAGCGGCGGATTCCGCTGCGCCGCGTCCGGCCAGAGCAGGCCGGGGACCCGGCTGCTCAGCGTGAGGTGGAGGAAGCCCGCCAGCGCGGACCAGAAGGAGAGGGCGATCCACCCGAAGCAGAGCGCGAACACCGCGACGAGCAGCAGCTCGAGCACCGTGGTGCCCTTCACGCTCATCAGCCGGTACATCTCGCGGGTGCCGAGCACGCAGGTGAGCAGCGCGAGGCCGAGCACCGCCACGCGCCGCAGCCCGGCGGTCTCGGGAGAGAAGGAGTGCGGAGGCATCAGCGGATGACGGACAGGTCAGGCTCGCTCGCGCGCCAGCAGCGGCGCAGCAGCGCCACCAGGGGGTTGAGCACGAGCTGCTGCTCGGGCATCGCGCCCGGGGCCTCGGCGGGCGTGGGAAGGGGGAGCGCGGCGCGCAGCGCACGCAGCTGCGTGCAGGAGAGGGCCGCGGCCGGAGCGAGGAGCACCGCGGCGCCGTGGGCCGGGAGGCCACTCAGGACGAAAGCCGCGCGGCCGCGCGCCAGCACTGCGTCGCTTCCGGCGGCGAGATCCAGGGCCTCGGCGAGCCAGGCCTCCACCTGCCGCTGCGCCTGCGCGAGCGGAGCGGTGCCGGCCGCGCAGGCCACCCCGGCGGCGAGCTGCGCGAGGTCCGCCTCGGACTCGAAGCCGAAGCTGCGAAAGAAGGCGTCCAGCGCGGCGCGGTCGGCCACGTCGGAAGGGGAGGGCTGCGACGTCACGGGGCCCACGGGTAGCTCCAGGTCTCGCTGAGGGTCTGTGGCCCGCTGCGCAGGAAGCAGCGCAGCTCGATGGGCGAATCGGAGCTGGTGTCGGGCACCAGCTCGAAGGTGGCGCGCCAGCCGCCGGTCACGGGGTTGGGCTGCACGCTGGGGCGCAGCACCTGGCCGCGCGAGGCGCTCACCACCGCCTCCAGCTCCTCGCCGCCCGGCGGGGTCGGCGCGGGGGAGAAGTCGATGACGAAGCGGCGCGCGCCGGGGCTCCCCGCGGCGATGCGCGTGGCGACGACGTGCGCGGCCTGCGGCGCCCAGGGGGGCTCGAACCCCCAGTGGATCTTGTACGCGAGCTTCAGCTCTCCGCCCGGCGCGAGCGGCGCCTCGGGAACCCAGGCGGCCACGATGTTGTCGTGCACCTCCTGCGGGGTGGGGATCTCCACCAGCTGCACGCTGCCGCGGCCCCAGTCACCCACGGGCTCCACCCACGCGCTGGGGCGGCGGTCGTAGCGCGCCTCGAGGTCCTCGTAGCTCGTGAAGGCCTCGTCGCGCTGCAGCAGCCCGAAGGCGCGCGGGCTCTGGGCCTGGAAGCTGGAGATGCTCAGGCGCTCGGGGTTCTGCAGCGGGCGCCACAGCTGCTCGCCGGTGCCCATCCAGACGAAGAGGCCATCCGAGTCGTGCACCTCGGGGCGGAAGTCCTCGCTGCTGCCGCGGTCGTTCTCGCCGAAGAGGTACATGCTGGTGAGCGGCGCAATCCCCAGCTGCTTCACCGCGCGGCGCGCGTAGAGCGTGGCCTCGATCTGCGTCACCGTGCGCACGCCAGGGGTGACGACGATACGGTAGGCGCCGGTGAGGCTGGGGCTGTCCAGCAGCGCGTGCACCACCACCTGCTTCGCGCCCGGAGCGGGCTTCTCCACCCACAGCTCGCGGAACGCCGGGAACTCCTCGCCCGAGGGCAGCGCCGTGTCGATGGCGAGCCCGCGCGCGGAGAGCCCGTAGACGTTGCCCTCGCCGAGGGCGCGGAAGTAGCTCGCGCCGAGGAAGGACACCACCTCGTCGAAGTGGTCCGGGCGGTTGAACGGGGCGTTGAGCTTCAGCCCCGCGAAGCCCTCCACGCCCTGCACCGGGCCCGGCTTCACCAGGCTGCCGTAGCGGAAGAAGTCGGGCGAGAAGGGCACGGGCCGCGCGCGGCCGCCCTCGACCTCGTTCACGCGCACGGGCTGCGTGTAGAGGAAGCCGGGGTGGAAGAGCTGCACCTGGAAGTTGCGCTTGCCGTCGCGCCAGAGCGCGCGCTCGTCGCGGAAGCGGATGTCGCGGTACTGGTCGTAGTCGAGCGCCGCGAGGAAGCCCGGCAGCTGCGCGTCCGGAGTGCGGTAGTCACGCTGGGCGAGGGACTTCGCGCGCGCCCGCACCGTCTCGATTCCCCTGAACGGAGCGGCCTCGGCGACCAGCGTCGCGGTCGCCATCTGCGCCGGGCGCGGAGACGTCTGCCCCTGCGCCATGCCGGCTGCGAGCCCCGCGAGGGCACCCGCCCACTTCCACCCCTGCCTCAAGACCGTGCTCCTCCTGGCGGTCCGGCGAACCCGCCGGACCACGCTGCCCGACGCGCGCGCGAGCGCGAAATTCGGAGCAGCCCTGGCAACTGCCGCGCCAGCTCCCGATACCGGGCGGCGCGGCAAGTACCACGTCGGATCGGCGCCGTCGAACCCCCCTCCACCCTCGGGATCAGAACGGGGAAAGGGCCCCCAGCACGCGGTGGGAGCTGTCCCTTTTCTCCACACCGGTGGTCAGTGGGAGGATCCTTACCCACCCGGCCACGCGTGCGGGATCGGGCCTACTTCGCGCGCACCCGCACCGGCACGGGGAGAGGCTCGGCGACGACGCGCGGCACCACGGTGGGCATCAGCTCTCGCAGGTTGCGCACGGGCTCCACGCCCGGCTCCGAGATGCGCAGGGCGAGGAAGGAGGCACCCAGGCGCGCGAAGGCGGACACGAGGAACACCACGTGGAAGTTCACCCACGCGTGGCCGCCGAGGGTGAAGTGCGTGGGCACCCAGCCCGCGAGCCCGCCGCCCAGCGCGGACGCCGCGGCGTAGGCGAGCCCGCCCGCCGTGGCGAAGGCCGCGAGGTACACGGGGCGGCCCTTGCGCGGCGCCACCGCGAGCGGCAGCGCGAAGATGGCGAGGCCGTGCCCACTCCAGAAGAAGCCGTTGAGCAGCACGTCGAGCAGCAGCGGCCACAGTCGCGCCTCGGTGGGCAGCAGCCACAGCGCGGGGATGGTGCTGATGCCCAGCGAGCACAGCAGCACGACGGGCTGCGCGCCCACGCGGTCGATGAGCTTGCCCCACAGGGGCGCGGTGAGGATGCGCACGCAGGCCACGGCGGCCGCCTGCAGCGCCATCATCACGAAGGTCATCCTCAGGTTCTTGAGCATGTGGAACGCGAAGAAGGGCGCGCTCAGCCCCACGCCCACGTTCCACGCCAGCTGGTACACGAGCACCTTGCGCGCCGCGGGATCGCGCGCCGGCAGCAGCGCCAGCTTCAGGTCCATCTTCACGTGGCTCGCGCCCGGCGCAGGGTCGTGCTGGCGGCGCATGATCAGCGTCGTCACCAGCCCCACCGCGCAGGCCACGGCCGAGAGCAGGGGGAGCGCGAAGCCCAGCCCGCCGTCGCGCTTCGCGCCGTCCATGAGGAAGCCGGCGAGCACCGAGGTCACCGTGCCCGCGATGGTGATCATCGCCGTGCGCTTGCCGAAGTAGCGTCCGCGCAGGCTGCTGGGGACCAGCTCGCCCATCCACGACACCCACGCGTTGTTGCCCACCACGCCGAGCACCGCGGACAGCCCCGCCACCCCGATGAGCAGGTGCTGGCGGCCCTGCAGACCCAGCGGCAGCCACGGCACCAGCGCGAGCGGCAGCATCACCTGGCGCGAGAGGCACACCGCCACCAGCGCCACGCGCCGGTGCCCGAACGTGGAGGTGAGCCAGGCGGCCGGGAACTGCACGAACTGCGCGAAGAAGGGCAGGGCGGTCATCAGCCCCACCAGGAAGGGACTGAGCTTCAGCGCCACCGCCCACGCGGTGAGCACCGTCGCCCCCGCACACGCGGTGAACATCTCCGCGACCATCCCCTCGGCCACCGAGGCCCGCAGAGAGCCGCGCAGCGTGCGCACGGGGCGCGCCGAGGGCGCGTCCTCCGGCGGGGCCGCGAGCAGCATCGCGGAGGCCCCGGGGAAGGAGCTTCCGGGGCGCACCCCCGGGACCACGGATGCGAGGGTGGCGATGCTGCGGAGGACGTAGCGGCGGAGGGCGGCGGTGGACACGGGGCCCCCGGCTGTCGCACGCGGCTCGCGTGCGCCTCAAACCCACCCCCAGGGTCTGCGCTCGTCAGGCTGCCCTGCGGGCGTTGCTCCCGGACGCTGCGTGCGGCCGCGCCGCCTGCCCGCCTGCACTCCGGTTTTGGGTGCAGTTCAAGAGGTCTTGAACTATATGAACGGTCAGGAGGCGTACATGGACATCGCGCGGGAGCTGACGGACTTTCTAGGCAGTGTGGAGCAGCGGCTCGGCACCGTCCTGGTCGACGGGGATGCGGGTCCCCAGGTCCGCGGGGACACGCTCATGGAGGCGGCGCGCCACCTGTGCATCGGCACCGGCGGCAAGCGCGCGCGCCCCATGCTCGCCCGCCTCTTCGGCGCGGTGGTGAACGCGCCCGCCGCGCCCCTGGTGGACATCGCGCTGGGCGCCGAGCTCATCCACTCCGCGAGCCTCCTGCACGACGACGTGGTGGACGCGGGCATGTTCCGCCGCGGCCGCCCCACGGTGAACGCGCGCTGGGGCAACATCGTCGCGGTGATGAGCGGCGACCTCATCCTCTCCGTCGCCCTGCGCCGGCTCGCCGCGCTGGACGCGCGCCTCACCCAGAGCGCGCTCGCCGTCATCGAGGAGATGACCCGCGGCGCCATCGCCGAGGTGGAGGCCCGCGGCGACCTGGACCTGCCGCTCGAGCGCCTGCGCTACATCGCCGAGGCCAAGACGGGCTGTCTCTTCGGCTGGTGCGGCCACGCGCCGGCGACGCTGGTGGACCGCCACGACGCGGCGCGCGCCTTCGACAAGTTCGGCCGGCACCTGGGCGTGGCCTTCCAGATCGCGGACGACATCCGGGACGTGACGGGCACGGACGCGGGCAAGCCGCAGTACGCGGACGTGCAGTCGCGCACCCCCTCGCTGCCCATCCTGCTCGCGGTGGCGAAGGACGAGACCCTGCGGCGCAAGATCAAGGACGCGTGGGCCTTCAGCGCGATGACGGCCGAGCGCACGCGGGAGATCGGCAGCGCAGTGCTCGCCACCGGCGCGCTGGACGCCGCCCTGGGCATGATGAACCGCGAGATCGAGGCGGCCCTGGATGCGCTCGGGCCCTACGCGAACGATCCCGCCGGCGCCGAGCTGGTGAGCTGGGCGCACAAGCTCTCGGCGGGCATCGCCGAGCAGGCCCGGAGCGTTGCATGAAGGGCTACCTTTGGACGGGTGCGGGGGGCGCTCGACCGGAGGAAGCCTCCACCGCGGGACACCTCGCCCCGTGGGAAGCCATCGCGGTGGACGCGGTGGGCAACGTCATCGAGTTCTGGGGCTTCAAGCGCAACCAGGGCCGCGTCTGGGCCCTGCTGTACCTGCGCGGCGAGGCCCTCACCGCAGGGGAGATCGAGCGCGAGCTCGGGCTCTCCAAGGGCGGCGTCTCCATGCTGCTGCGCGACCTGGAGCGCTGGGGCGTCATCCAGCGCGTGCGCCTGCCCAGCGACACCGCCTGGCGCTACGGCGCCGAGTCGGACCTCATCCGCATGGTCATCCGCGTCATCGAGGAGCGCGAGGCGGGCTTCATCTCCCGCATCCGCGCGGACCTCGGTGAGGCGCGAAGGCTCGCGACCGAGGCGGGCGGCGTCCCGCGCGAGGCCTTCGGGCGGCTGGAGAAGATGGCCCTGCTCGCC
Encoded here:
- a CDS encoding MFS transporter, whose protein sequence is MSTAALRRYVLRSIATLASVVPGVRPGSSFPGASAMLLAAPPEDAPSARPVRTLRGSLRASVAEGMVAEMFTACAGATVLTAWAVALKLSPFLVGLMTALPFFAQFVQFPAAWLTSTFGHRRVALVAVCLSRQVMLPLALVPWLPLGLQGRQHLLIGVAGLSAVLGVVGNNAWVSWMGELVPSSLRGRYFGKRTAMITIAGTVTSVLAGFLMDGAKRDGGLGFALPLLSAVACAVGLVTTLIMRRQHDPAPGASHVKMDLKLALLPARDPAARKVLVYQLAWNVGVGLSAPFFAFHMLKNLRMTFVMMALQAAAVACVRILTAPLWGKLIDRVGAQPVVLLCSLGISTIPALWLLPTEARLWPLLLDVLLNGFFWSGHGLAIFALPLAVAPRKGRPVYLAAFATAGGLAYAAASALGGGLAGWVPTHFTLGGHAWVNFHVVFLVSAFARLGASFLALRISEPGVEPVRNLRELMPTVVPRVVAEPLPVPVRVRAK
- a CDS encoding polyprenyl synthetase family protein, which produces MDIARELTDFLGSVEQRLGTVLVDGDAGPQVRGDTLMEAARHLCIGTGGKRARPMLARLFGAVVNAPAAPLVDIALGAELIHSASLLHDDVVDAGMFRRGRPTVNARWGNIVAVMSGDLILSVALRRLAALDARLTQSALAVIEEMTRGAIAEVEARGDLDLPLERLRYIAEAKTGCLFGWCGHAPATLVDRHDAARAFDKFGRHLGVAFQIADDIRDVTGTDAGKPQYADVQSRTPSLPILLAVAKDETLRRKIKDAWAFSAMTAERTREIGSAVLATGALDAALGMMNREIEAALDALGPYANDPAGAELVSWAHKLSAGIAEQARSVA
- a CDS encoding GbsR/MarR family transcriptional regulator, which codes for MKGYLWTGAGGARPEEASTAGHLAPWEAIAVDAVGNVIEFWGFKRNQGRVWALLYLRGEALTAGEIERELGLSKGGVSMLLRDLERWGVIQRVRLPSDTAWRYGAESDLIRMVIRVIEEREAGFISRIRADLGEARRLATEAGGVPREAFGRLEKMALLAEHTERALKVFIKTARLDVGGMFGVFRAEGSASARRGALKEPAARGHKGPGAREL